The genomic segment CAATGGATCGGCTCGGCGCATGAAATCCGCCCAAATCTGCAATGCTCCAGTCGCACCGGTCAGCGACGTCTTACCGTTATCGTCACGACCCAGCCAAACCACTGCCAACAGGTCCTGACTGAACCCGGCGAACCAGCTATCGCGTGAGTCGTTGGTGGTACCGGTCTTGCCCGCCAGCGCCAACGATTTCGGCACGTAATTGTAGGCTGAGCGACCCGTACCTTCGAGCATGACACGCCGCATGGCGTACTGAGTCAGGTAGATCGCGCCAGCATCGAAACGCTGCTCGATCTTGAACGGATAGCGACTGAGCGGCTCACCGTCAGCAGCCACAACGCTGCGAATACCGCGCAGCGGCGTATTGAAACCGCCATTAGCGAGCGTCTGGTATATGCCGGCGACTTCGATCGGCCGCAGACCACCCGCCCCCAGCAGCATTGAGGGATAAGCCGGCCACTGCGGCGAAGCCCCCAATCGCTCTAGGGTTTTCAGCACATGCGGGACCCCGAGATCCAGGCCCAAGCGCGCGGTGGACAGATTGTAAGAATTGGCCAGCGCCTGATAGAGATAAACCGTACCGTGCGCGGTGCGCCCATAATTCTGCGGTTTCCATACCTGGCCATCGGCACCTTTGACCGAGAACGGTTCATCGTCCAACAGACTGGTCAGGGTGTACTGGCTAGGCTTTTCCAGCGCCGCGAGATAGATGGCCGGTTTGATCAGCGACCCGATGGGTCGCGAAGCATCCAGTGCCCGGTTGAACCCGGCAAAGCCCGGTCGACGACTACCGAGCATCGCCTGAAGCTCTCCGGTTTCTGGATTGGTGACCAGCATCGCCCCCTCGACACCCTCCGCCGCCTTGCCAAGTCGCTTCAGCGTTTCCGTCATGGCCTGTTCGGCCTTGCGTTGGAGGATCGGATCAAAGCTGGTGAAGACCCTCAAACCTTCCTCGGTCAAATCCTCGTCGCGGTAATCCTCGCGCAGCTGGCGTTTAACCAGATCAAGGAAGGCCGGATAAGAGCTGTCGGCAAGGCTGCCCCGCTGCGTGACCCCAAGCGGAGTCTGCCGTGCCGCAGCTGCCTCTTCGGGCGTCAAGACCTGCTGCTCCGCCAAGAGGTCGAGTACAAGATTTCGACGCTCCAATGCTCGTTCCGGATGACGTCGCGGGTTGTAGTAGGTGGGCCCCTTTACCATGCCGACCAGCAGCGCGATGTGCTGCACTTTCAATTCGGCGAGCGGACGACCGAAGAAATATTGACTGGCCAAGCCGAACCCATGAATGGACCGGCGACCGTCTTGCCCGAGAAACACCTCATTGAGGTAGGCCTCGAGAATTTCCTTCTTGTCGTAATGCAACTCCAGTAGCACTGCCATCATCGCCTCGGTGGCTTTGCGACTGAGGCTGCGCTCATTGGTCAAATAGAAATTCTTGACCAGCTGCTGGGTCAGTGTGCTTCCACCCTGACGCACTTCGCCGGCGGTCAGATTGACCCAGACAGCCCGTGCGATGGACTTGGGCGACACACCGAAGTGATCGAAAAATTCCCTGTCCTCAACCGCAACCAGCGTTTCGGCAAGATAAGGCGGCGCCTGGTCGAGCCTGATGAGAATTCGGTCCTCGTTGTGCGCGGGATACAGCCCGCCGATGATGACGGGCTCCAAACGCGCCACCGGAAGTTCGCCACCATCGGCCCGCGTCAGACCGGCGACGAAATCGCCGGAAAAACGCACCCGAATGCGCTGCGACTCTTCGGCCCCTTCGTAAAACCGGAACCCGCGGGTATACATCTCTACAGCGTTGGCGGCCACCGACATGCTGCCAGGACCATTGACAGCTTTTTCGCGGCGATAACCCAGCGCGTCGAGCTCAGTCAGGAAATCCTCCTTCGCGAGCTTCTGCCCAACGAACAGCTCAAGGGGGCGCGCATAAACCGTAGCGGGAATAGTCCAGCGCTTGCCGGAAAACTTCTCCTGCACCACGGCGTCGAGGTAAACGGCCACCCCGGCTAATACCACG from the Stutzerimonas stutzeri genome contains:
- the mrcB gene encoding penicillin-binding protein 1B: MTKARSSRSRSKRRSGGSRPWLGWVVKLSIVALVVLAGVAVYLDAVVQEKFSGKRWTIPATVYARPLELFVGQKLAKEDFLTELDALGYRREKAVNGPGSMSVAANAVEMYTRGFRFYEGAEESQRIRVRFSGDFVAGLTRADGGELPVARLEPVIIGGLYPAHNEDRILIRLDQAPPYLAETLVAVEDREFFDHFGVSPKSIARAVWVNLTAGEVRQGGSTLTQQLVKNFYLTNERSLSRKATEAMMAVLLELHYDKKEILEAYLNEVFLGQDGRRSIHGFGLASQYFFGRPLAELKVQHIALLVGMVKGPTYYNPRRHPERALERRNLVLDLLAEQQVLTPEEAAAARQTPLGVTQRGSLADSSYPAFLDLVKRQLREDYRDEDLTEEGLRVFTSFDPILQRKAEQAMTETLKRLGKAAEGVEGAMLVTNPETGELQAMLGSRRPGFAGFNRALDASRPIGSLIKPAIYLAALEKPSQYTLTSLLDDEPFSVKGADGQVWKPQNYGRTAHGTVYLYQALANSYNLSTARLGLDLGVPHVLKTLERLGASPQWPAYPSMLLGAGGLRPIEVAGIYQTLANGGFNTPLRGIRSVVAADGEPLSRYPFKIEQRFDAGAIYLTQYAMRRVMLEGTGRSAYNYVPKSLALAGKTGTTNDSRDSWFAGFSQDLLAVVWLGRDDNGKTSLTGATGALQIWADFMRRADPLPLQMQLPENVELAWVDAQTGQGTLENCPDAVQIPYIRGSEPAPGPGCGIRAPAESVMDWVRGWLP